The genomic DNA TCAACCTCTTCTGCGAAGCGGGTCTGGCCCAGGCCCGGCACTTCGGGACTCAAACCCAGTACGACAATGTATCGCATAAGGGCCATCATGACCATCTCATTTGCACAGGCTGTGGGAAAATCGTGGAGTTCGAAAACTGCGACATCGAACGTCTTCAGGAAGAAGTGGCATCGCGGAACGGTTTTACCATTCAAACCCACCGCCTCGAACTCTATGGACTCTGCTCTCGCTGTCGCCATTGATTCCCTACCAATTTTTCCGGGACGGCTTATCAATTTCAAATCTCTCTCTACTAGCTATATAATCCCTCGCGGCTATATAAAAAGGATCTGTCATGTACATATCCCCTCGACATTCCCCTCGCGCCTTGGGCATTGGATCCCGCTTTAAATTACTTGTCATTTCCGCCGGTTGTTTTCTGACGTGCCTTGGGCCGGTCACGCCGACCTCCGCATCGGCTGCCGACAAGTTGACCGTCTATTCCGGACGGGCCGAACGATTGATCAAGCCGGTCCTGGACGTCTTTACGGCAAAGACCGGTATTCAAATAGAGTTGCTCTCATCCGGCACCACCGAGTTGGTAAACCGAATGAAAGCGGAAGGAGGCCGCAGCCCGGCCGATGTCTTCATCACCAACGACGCGGGCAGCTTGGAAATGGCCCGTACCGCTGGGCTTCTTCGCCCATTGAACATGCGGGAAGTCGAACGGTCCATTCCACCTCAATTTCGTGCGGCCGACAACAGCTGGATCGGTTTGTCGGGACGGTTTTGGATTGTCGTGTACAACACGACGATGGTGAAGCCCGGCCAGATCAAGTCGTTGCTGGACTTGGCCGATCCGATATGGAAGGACAAGATCGCCATTCCCAACTCCGGCAGCGAATATTTGCAAGCGGGTGTATCGGTGATCCGCGCGAGCATCGGCGACGATCAAACCAGGAAGTTTCTTGAAGGCCTTCGAAACAATGCCGGCACGCAGGTCTATCAAAAAAGTTCGCAAATCGTCGAAGCCGTCGCCAAGGGGCAGGTCGCCATGGGCATCGTGAATCACTATTACGTCTATCGGCATCTCGCCACACAACCGACTGCTCCCCTGGCGGTTGTGATGCCCGATCAACAGGAAGGCGGCATGGGCGCGATCATGAATGTCGCCGGCATCGGCGTCCTGAAGCACACTCCCCGCGTGGAGAACGCCAAATTGCTCGTGGAATTTCTCGTGGCACAAGCCGGCCAGAAGATGTTCGCCGACCTCGACAAGGAGTACCCGCTCCACCCTGAGGTCAAGGCGGATCCCGCCCTGACCGAACGGAAGAGCTTCCGAGCGGCCCTCGTGCCTTTAGCGAAGCTCGCAGAACTCCGAGAGCCTACCCTGCTGCTCATCGAACAAGTAGGGATGCGGTAACTCCGCGAGCGCACTCTGTGATTGCCTTCCACCGATCATCTGTCTCTCCCCTCCAACTCGCGGCCCTCGCCAGCGCGACGCTGGTCCTTCTGCCATTAGGCTATGTCACTGTCCTCGCCTTGTCGGCCGATGCTTCCGTGTGGCATCGTCTTTGGACCACCCGTGTCCCTGAACTGCTGTTGAATACGGTTTCCTTGGCCGGTGCCGTGGCGTTGCTCGCGCTCGTACTCGGCGTATCGACCGCCTGGATGGTGACGCGCTTCGAGTTCCCTGGCCGCCGCCTGTGGGAAATTGGTCTCGTGCTGCCGTTGGCCATGCCGACGTACGTCTTGGCCTATGTGTACAACTATCTCCTGGGATTCGGCGGTCCGATGGAGCAAGTCTGGCAGATGATCGCAGGGCCTCAAGCCAGGATCATCTCACCCCAAAGTTTCTGGGGCGTCACCGTCGTGATGGCGCTCGATACGTTTCCCTTCGTCTACCTGCTCACCCGCAGTGCGCTCCTGAGTTTTAACGTGTCGTTCGAGGAGGTCGCCCGTACCTGTGGTGCGTCACCGCTTCGTAGAATGCTGTTCGTCACCCTTCCATTGCTACGCCCGTCCATCGTTGCCGGCGTCGCCCTTGTCGTCCTGTACGTCGTTTCCGATTTCGGCGCCGTCTCGTTGTTGCGCTATCAAACTCTGACCTACGCCGTATTTCAGCAAATGACCGGACGGTCCGACAACCAAGCTGCGAGTATCCTGAGCATCCTGTTGGTCATCCTCGCGCTCCTGTTCTTGTTGACCGAACGATGGTTTCGTCGAAAGAGCCGATTTTACCAGACCACCGGGCGCTTTCGAGCGCCGCAACGTATCCGATGCGGATGGTTGCACACTGCAGCTCTGACGGCATGCTTGGCCGCCGTGATCGGCTCGGCCTTTGGAATCCCTGCCTATCTACTGGTGACCTGGAGCTTGTCCTCGAAGGCCCAGACGATTCTTGATGCTCACTTCCTCGACTTTGCCTGGAACAGTGCCTTGCTCTCGACCCTGGCCGCCACGGCCGGCGTGTTCGTCGGACTGCCCCTCGCCTACCTCGCCAGCCGTAAACCGACCTGGCTCAATACCGGTTGTTTGCAAGCCGCCTATGCCGGCTACGTTTTGCCGGGACCGGTCGCCGCGCTCGCGGTGTTGGTTCTCTTTCTAAACGTTCTACCGTTCTTGTATGGTACGGTCATCGTCTTGATCGTTGCCTATGTCTTACATTTTCTCCCGGCCGGTCTTCAGTCACTCGAACCGTCGATTCAACAAATTACACCTAACCTGGAGGAAGTCGCCCGTACCCTGGGCCTTACCGGTCGGGACACCTGGCGTCGTGTGACGTTGCCGCTCATCCGCAACGGGGTCATCGTGGGGTGGGTCTTGATTTTTTTGCAGACGATGAAGGAGCTTCCTGCGACGTTACTGTTGCGACCGGTGGGATTCGACACCTTGGCCATTCGTGTCTGGCTGGAAGCAAGCGAAGAGTATTACCAACTGGCGGCTCCGTCCGCCTTATTGATCGTGCTCGTCGGCTTACCGGCGCTGGCCTTGTTGCTGTCCCGTGATTGGCGGGCGGCCTAAACCATCGTGAGCGCACCGTCACACATCACGCAGGTAAATGCCGTCCCGCTCGAAGAGCAAGTCCGTCTCTACCAGCCGGCGTCTCCTATCTTGGAACTCCGTTCAGTGTCCTGTGCCTATGAGCCCAACCGACCCGCCGTCCGCGACATTTCATTTTTGGCGCATGAAGGCGAAATCCTCTGTTTGCTGGGGCCGTCCGGCTGCGGCAAAACCACGATCTTGCGAGCCATCGCCGGTTTTGAACCGGTTCGGTGCGGACACATATTTTTATCGGGCCGAATGGTCTCCTCCTCCTCGGAAACGATTCCGACGGAGAAACGCCGTGTGGGCATGGTCTTTCAGGAGTACGCCCTTTTCCCTCACTTGCGCGTCGCCGATAACATCGCCTTCGGGCTCCCCCACCTGTCGCGGGCGGAACGGAGATGTCGTGTTCAAGAAATGCTGCGGCTGACCGGTCTCGAAGGGTTCGACCGACGTTACCCGCATGAGTTGTCGGGAGGGCAACAGCAGCGAGTGGCCCTTTCGCGCGCACTGGTGCAGAATCCCGTCTTGCTTCTCTTGGATGAGCCGTTCAGCAACCTGGATCCTGATATGGCCGGCCGTATGCGGCAAGAAGTTCACGCCCTCTTACGGCGGATGAAAACAACGACCATTTTAGTGACGCATGATCATGACGAAGCCTTCGCCATGGCGGACCGTATCGCCGTCCTGAATCAGGGAGTGCTCGAACAGATGGATGCCCCGGAGCTCATTTATCACCTTCCGACTACGCGCTTCGTGGCGGAGTTTGTGGGTCAAGCCGACTTCATCACCGGAGAGATTCGTCGAGGCATGGTGCATACCGAACTGGGCGAGTTTCCTGATACGCTGAATAGCGCCGAAGGAAGCACGGTCGTCGTCATGATCCGTCCGGATGACATCCATCTGGCACCCAATAAGTCGGCCGAGCCTCGAATTGTGGCTCGTCAATTTCGAGGATCGGAGAATCTGTATACAATCCGCCTTCCCTCCGGACAAGTCGTCCACAGCAGCGAAAGCTCCACCAGTGTCTACCAGGAAGGGACGACCGTCGAACTGCGTGTTTCCGTCACCCATACGGTACTCTTTCCCGCGGAACAGTCTCCTCGTTTCTAATGCTTGCCCGGATTGACAGTTTCCACCGGATCTGGCATGGATGCTCAGACGCTCTGATCCCCCGCCCGACATGAGCCACCTTTTCAGGACGTAAGGAGTTTCGATGGACGCGTTGAAAGACACCATTGATTACGGAGTGATCGGTCTGTTATTGGTCCTGAGTGTGTGGTCCGTGGCCGTCGCCATCGAACGCTGGCTCTTTTATCGCCGCGTCAATCTTTCGCAGTTTTCCAACGCGCAATTGCTGGAAATCACTCTGACCAAACACCTCGTGATTATCGGCACGGTGGCTGCCAACGCCCCGTACATCGGCCTCTTGGGAACGGTGCTTGGGATCATGCTGACATTCCATACGATGGGAACATCGGGTACGATGGCCGTGAACACCATTATGATCGGCTTGAGTCTGGCGTTGAAGGCGACCGCCATCGGTCTTCTGGTCGCCATTCCTTGTGTGGTGATGAATAATGTGCTGCGTCGCCGTGTGAGCGAAATCCTGACCGAGTATAGGGCACAACATGGAACGGAACATTGACCAGATCAACGTGATTCCGCTCGTGGATGTGATGTTGGTCTTGCTCGTTATTGTATTGACCACCGCGACCTTCATCAGCACCGGACAAATTCCCGTCAACTTGGCCAAGGCCAAGGAAGTGGGCGATCGAAAAGATGTCCCGATCGTGATTTCCTTGACCGCCGATGGAAATCTGTTTTTAAACGATACCCCCGTTCCTACGGGAACCCTTCCTTCCGCTTTGAGCTCCCGGCCTCGTGAATCAGCCGTGGTCGTACGAGCCGACAAAGTGACCTTGCTCGAAAAATTCGTTGCGTTGGTCGACGAAATCCGCGGCCTAGGGTTTCAACAGGTCAGCCTGGAGGTCATTCGTCTGTGATGGAGCAATTCCATCCGGCTTACAGACAATCGAAGGGGCAATGACGGCGGGTTGGTTCGTATCTTGCCTTTTCGATCAGTCATGATCTGAAGGCGGTTCAGTAATCGGCCCGGATTGAGACGTACAGTCTTGTTGTTTCCAATCGCGCAATACGCCCGACTGATCGAACGTCAGGAGATACGCTTCGCACTTGTGCGACGCCGCACGACCTGAATATCCGACCGTGCCGCTGCCTCGATCAAAGTAGGTCCAGACTGATCCCCCCGCCGGCAATCTTTCCTCCTTGTGCGGCATACCATACCGGACGGCCACCACATTCTGAGTAACTTGATTCACCTTGTTTTGGAAGTATGTCGTTTCAAACTCGCTGCAGGCGAACAGGGCTACACACGCAACAGGCAACAGGCGCAACGACCCTCGTAAAGCTACTTTCATTGTGTCGCCCTCATCCTGTGTTGATCAGTATGACAGCCAATATAAGTCCTTCTCATGGCGCACGCAGCCGACCACGGAGCCCCGACGACACGATTACCTTCCCTTCATCGTCGATGATGATCGCTTCGACATCCGGTAAGCGCTCGACCAACTCCATACCGCGCGCCGGACCCAGCACAAAGATTCCTGTATCCAGCCCATCGGCGACCGCCCCTTCTTTGGCGATGACTGTGACGCTTTGACAACCACGAGCCGGCTGCAAGGTCTGTGAGTCCAAAATGTGATGATACCGGACTCCATCTCGCTCGAAGAACCGTTCGTAATCACCTGCCGTTGAAATCGCTTCATCCTTTAAATCGATGACGGCAATGATTGCCTCATCTTCACGTGGATGCTTGATCCCGACGGGAAACCCATCGCGCTCGGGAAGGACACCGAAGGTTTTAATATCTCCCGATAAGGCGACCACTCCGCTCCGAGCTCCTGCCCGTTTCATCTCCTCTACCGCCCGATCGGCCGCATATCCTTTTCCAATACCGCCGATATCGACACGCATTCCCTTGTGTGGAAGAAAAATGGTTTGCGCCTCCTTGTTGATATGGATAGTTGTCCAATCGACAAGAGGCTTCAGCTGTTGCAACTCCTTGTCATCCGGGATGTGTTGGCGTTCCGTAAAACTCCAGGCTTCCATAGCAGGGCCCACGGCGATATTAAAGCCGCCATCGGTCAATTGTGCCATTTCTATGGATCGGACCACCAACTCCAATGTCTCGCGGCTCACCCGCACCGGCTGAAGGCCGGCTTCGGCATTTACATGTGAGAGTTCGCTGTTCGATCGCCAGGTGCTCAGTAACCGTTCGAGTCGCTTGATCTCATCGAATCCGGCCTGAATCGCTCGATTGGCCACGTCCTTGTCGGAAGCCACAGCAGTGATCGTCACCAGCGTGCCCATGTGAACCTGGGCACGCTTGATGGCGAGAGGCGGCGGATCAGGCCGCAGCTCCATACACCCCACCAAGGATGCTGCGATAAGGCAACACATTGCCATCGAAATCGCAACGGTTCGCGGCGCCTTCATTGCAAGAATGACCTTCACCACCAATGTCGTCGGAAATATCTGGAAATCCGAGGGTAAGGCATGACTTCGTAGAGGCGTGCTTCCGCCTGTGACGGCTGAGGGAGCCTTTCCACCATGGAGCCTTCATTGAAGGCTGGATATTGTTCATTGAGAAAGGTACGTGCTATAGCTCGTTCCTCGGGAACCATTGACACAATGACGTTCCGTCCATAGCGCGGTGACTCGACTCCAAAGCGCCATATACCCACATGCGTGATGACATCTGCTTCTACGGAAAATGTCATATCTAAATCGGCCATGGACATGAAGGGCCCTTCACTGATCTGCACTCGGATGAGCCGATACTTTCCGGCCGGTAAATCGACGGCAAAACGTTGATCGGGAGACTCGATGTCCACCTGGAAGCGTTGTTCAGAGTCCTTGTCCTCCAATTCCAGAAACCGCATCTGTGGGACATACCGTCGAGACCGTTCGCCTGTCAGGACCGTTATGACTCTCCCCACGACCATGCTGCCTGCGACCCGATCTTGATCGACCAGTGAAGGCAATTCCGTCACACAACTCGACATACCGAAAACGAGCGGTCCCAGGAGACCTTCTCGAAACATCCGGATCTTCATCATAGAAAAATTATATGACAAGCTGTGCTGAAATAGCACACACCGCCCTGCTAAAAACTAATCGCTTGACAGCTGGATACTGATCGGGATATTAATAATCGTTCTCAATTAAAATTCATTCGCCACGGATCATGACGATTACGAAGACGCTTACGTTGGAACGCGATCAGGCTCTTGAAACGCGCTGCGAGTGTGGGCAACTGATTGCCAAGGTATGTGGGCAAGGGTTGGAACTGAAGTGCAAACGGTGCAAGCGCATTGTCATCATCCCGTTCTCATCGATAGAGGGTTGGGGGAACGAACCATCATGACTCATTTCAGGCGGCAACTTACTTCTAGCTGTAATAATAAGGAGACTTCCCGCCGCTTCCCGCAGGGAGCTTGTGGCATGCCGAAGTCTCTTCTGACGGGCGTGCAAATTCTTCCGCTCATTCTGCTCGGAAGCATGGGCGGCTGCGCCTTGATAAGCGGAATGCAAGAACGGTCTACCGCGTGCAGCTATGATCAGGCCTGGGATGCGGCGGTCGATACCGTGAAGGATCGCTCGACCGACACAAAGAATAAAGACACCGGATTGATCGTCACTCACTGGCTTGAAATCCCAATGCCGGGACGAACCTACGGCATTTTTGGGAGAAACGTAGCGGACAGCAGGGATCGGTCCCGCCTCACACTGGAGGTGAAGCGGTCGGATGATGTCACAAGAATTTCTTTCATCGAAGAACGGCAGAGCTGGGCATTTCGCGGGGGAGCGCGTCTCTTCGGCTGGACTCCGACGGACCCTTCGGAAGAAGTCATGCGCGACGTGCGGAATCGGATTGATGCCAATCTGAAGGAGCACGGATGTACCGTCAGCTAATCCTAATCCGAAGGTATTTTTGACACCAGGACACACAGCGGCACCAGACGACGTGGCGAACGGGGTACCCCACCGAGCACAACGGAATGGCTCACTGGAAGATGGGCCGCACGGCGCAAGGAATAACGAGGAAGACTGGGAGACAGGAACATCATAAACTTACGGCGCAAGAGGAGGCATTGCAGTCACATCTCAATTCTAGAGCTATAGAGCGCGTGTCATTCCCGCGAAGACCAGAGACCTTCGAGTCCCGAGTCATACCACAACCTTAGTCATGAAGGAGGGTGCCGATGAAGATGCGGTCACTCCTCGGGGCTCTTGTCATTGTCAGCCTATCGGTGATGCCGGTTTGGGCCGAAAACTTGACCCCGGAGGAAATCAAAAAAATGATCGACGAAGCGGTAGAAAAACGCTTGCAGGAACGCGAGCGGCAAGGACCGCCGCTGGAACCTCAGGAAGGGGTAGAACCAACGGCCGAACCTAATATTGGCCCTATTCCTGAAGTTGGCAGGGACCTTCGCGCCAAAGAGCGGCAACCTCTGTCCTTCAGCTCAACCGGATCGGGGCGACTTCTGTACGCGAAACCGTTCCTGACGTTTCCCAAGGCGATTGTCGGCGGATATTTCGACATTCAATATCGGGCCCATCGTCAGTCGGTGCTTGAAACGGGCTATGACGCCATACGAGGCGGCCAAGGCACCACGAACGGGTTCGATCAGCAGCGACTCGTTCCGTTTATCTATGCGGACATTACCGAGCATGTGAAGTTTGGATCTGAAATCGAGATCGAACATGGGATCAGGGAAACCAATAGTCTGGAAATCAGCGCAGAGTTCGCATTCATCGATTACCTGATACATGAAAGCGTCAACCTACGAGGAGGAATCATCCTCCTCCCCATCGGCAAGTTTAACCTTCTGCATGATTCGCCGTTGAACGACTTGACCGATCGACCGTTGGTCAGCACACTGATCATCCCGAGTACCATATCGGAAACAGGCGTCGGCCTATACGGTACGTTCTATCCCGGGCGAACCGGCAAGCTGGATTATGAAATCTATGCGACGACCGGCCCTTGCGGCTACAACACCGATGGAAGCCCTCGCGTCACTGAGTTTGACGGCACGAAAAATTCCCGTCAACGGAAATGCTTGTCCGAGGACGGGCTCGATATCAATAATGGAAAAGCGGTCGTAGGACGCGTCGCGTACAGCCCGATGCTGGGCGTCGAAGTGGCCGGGTCCGGATATTATGGGAATCAATCGCCCACAAGCTATAACCCGCTCAGTATCTTTGCCATAGACTGGACCCTTCAAAAGGGCCCGTTTGAACTCATTGGCGAGGCCGCCTGGGCCTATGCGAGAAATAACAATCGAGCTATCCCCGGAAGTACATTTGGATTCGCGCCAGGTTCTCGGATAACCGGCATCAACGCACTAGGATTCACACTCAACCCGCTCGCCACTCCCCCTGAAAGGATGCAAGGATTTTATATCCAGGGCAACTACCACTTCATGCCTTCTTTTTTGACGAACCTCTCACCAAAGCGTTTCGGTGAAGGTTCGACATTCACCGCCGTCATCCGCTACGACCGAGTCAATTTGAATTTAGACAACAAAGGAGAGAACGCGGGGAAGTACGAGCAGATTTCGTTCGGATTGAACTACCGTCCGATCGAAGATACGGTGTTCAAGATCAGTTATCAGTACTTGCCGCAGTCCTTTAACCCAAACGACGGACAACGCGTTCACGACCAGGCATTGGTTATTTCAGCGGCAACCTATTTTTAAAGACCTGGGGAGGCCGGCGGTTACTGTCGGCCTCCCCGCAATCGAGGCGACCTCATGATCATTGGCATACTCTCCATACTAGCGGTTCTTTTTGCGATACCCGTTTCCTCCGTTGGCGCTGAGCGTGTATGGGACAGCGACCTCAAGCGTTATCTCACCGATCAAGAGATGAACATGGCCGAAGTCTATCTGCGGGAGGAAGAGGGCATCAAGATCATGCTTCCGAAGTCCGAACGGGTCCGCAAGGATATCATCACGCTCAATCGCGAGAAAAAATCCCTCATTGAAGAGCGCATCGGCTGGAAATTCCCGGAACAATCATTCGAGGTGTACATCGGAGAAACCGGAGGTCAGATCGACGGCTATGCGGTCGTCCAAAACACGATCGGCAAGCACAAGCCGATGACCTACATGGTCGGCGTCGATAATGAGGGGTCCGTATCGAATGTTGAGCTTCTTGTGTTCCGCGAATCGCGCGGGAGCGAAGTTCGGAAGAAGCGGTTTAACGCCCAGTATGAGGGCAAGACCGTTCTCGATCCGGTTCGGATCAATAAGGACATCACCAACATCACCGGCGCCACCATGTCCGTTCGCTCGATGAGCGCCGGCATCAAACGGGCATTGGTACTGATCGACGAGTTTTACTTGAAACCGGCCGGAATCGGCAGCGACACGATGGCTGCGAAAGATAAGGGATTCTTCTCGTCCATCTTTGGGAATTAACCTCAAGCGGACCAAGCGTCCCGACATGCGCAACTTTAACCAGAAATTTAGGCTGCGTGATGCTGATCGACATATTCGGTTGCTCTACACCTTGTTCTTGCTCTTAATGTTGGCCGGCTTTGCCTTCTCTTTTTTTTGGGCACATAGCATGACGGGCCTCTCGCCGCAAGGCATTGCCGATCACTATCGAGGGTCCGATACGACGTTCGGGGAACCCATGTCCTTTCGCGAATTGGCAGAAATCACGCATTTTCATCTCTTTACGATGCCGGTCGTGTTCATGATCCTCATTCATGTGATGTATCTGACCGGTGCAAGCCGAATACTGAAAACGGTCATCACATGGGCCGGCTTCGGCGGGGTGATCCTCGACCTTCTGTCGCCGTGGTTGATCAGTTATGTCTCCCCTATTTTCGTCGTCTCGATGTTGGCCGGTGATACGCTGATGACCGTCAGCTTTCTGACGATGCTTGTCGTCCCGCTGTATGAGATGTGGGTACTCGAGCAACCCCTGA from Nitrospira sp. includes the following:
- a CDS encoding Ferric uptake regulation protein FUR; translation: MMSKHAKEMGVLKEHLGRHQLKFTRQRELILDAFLKQEHITAEEMYHQLARKDPHLGLATIYRTLNLFCEAGLAQARHFGTQTQYDNVSHKGHHDHLICTGCGKIVEFENCDIERLQEEVASRNGFTIQTHRLELYGLCSRCRH
- a CDS encoding Ferric iron ABC transporter, iron-binding protein, whose protein sequence is MYISPRHSPRALGIGSRFKLLVISAGCFLTCLGPVTPTSASAADKLTVYSGRAERLIKPVLDVFTAKTGIQIELLSSGTTELVNRMKAEGGRSPADVFITNDAGSLEMARTAGLLRPLNMREVERSIPPQFRAADNSWIGLSGRFWIVVYNTTMVKPGQIKSLLDLADPIWKDKIAIPNSGSEYLQAGVSVIRASIGDDQTRKFLEGLRNNAGTQVYQKSSQIVEAVAKGQVAMGIVNHYYVYRHLATQPTAPLAVVMPDQQEGGMGAIMNVAGIGVLKHTPRVENAKLLVEFLVAQAGQKMFADLDKEYPLHPEVKADPALTERKSFRAALVPLAKLAELREPTLLLIEQVGMR
- a CDS encoding Ferric iron ABC transporter, permease protein, which codes for MIAFHRSSVSPLQLAALASATLVLLPLGYVTVLALSADASVWHRLWTTRVPELLLNTVSLAGAVALLALVLGVSTAWMVTRFEFPGRRLWEIGLVLPLAMPTYVLAYVYNYLLGFGGPMEQVWQMIAGPQARIISPQSFWGVTVVMALDTFPFVYLLTRSALLSFNVSFEEVARTCGASPLRRMLFVTLPLLRPSIVAGVALVVLYVVSDFGAVSLLRYQTLTYAVFQQMTGRSDNQAASILSILLVILALLFLLTERWFRRKSRFYQTTGRFRAPQRIRCGWLHTAALTACLAAVIGSAFGIPAYLLVTWSLSSKAQTILDAHFLDFAWNSALLSTLAATAGVFVGLPLAYLASRKPTWLNTGCLQAAYAGYVLPGPVAALAVLVLFLNVLPFLYGTVIVLIVAYVLHFLPAGLQSLEPSIQQITPNLEEVARTLGLTGRDTWRRVTLPLIRNGVIVGWVLIFLQTMKELPATLLLRPVGFDTLAIRVWLEASEEYYQLAAPSALLIVLVGLPALALLLSRDWRAA
- a CDS encoding Ferric iron ABC transporter, ATP-binding protein — its product is MSAPSHITQVNAVPLEEQVRLYQPASPILELRSVSCAYEPNRPAVRDISFLAHEGEILCLLGPSGCGKTTILRAIAGFEPVRCGHIFLSGRMVSSSSETIPTEKRRVGMVFQEYALFPHLRVADNIAFGLPHLSRAERRCRVQEMLRLTGLEGFDRRYPHELSGGQQQRVALSRALVQNPVLLLLDEPFSNLDPDMAGRMRQEVHALLRRMKTTTILVTHDHDEAFAMADRIAVLNQGVLEQMDAPELIYHLPTTRFVAEFVGQADFITGEIRRGMVHTELGEFPDTLNSAEGSTVVVMIRPDDIHLAPNKSAEPRIVARQFRGSENLYTIRLPSGQVVHSSESSTSVYQEGTTVELRVSVTHTVLFPAEQSPRF
- a CDS encoding Ferric siderophore transport system, biopolymer transport protein ExbB, which codes for MDALKDTIDYGVIGLLLVLSVWSVAVAIERWLFYRRVNLSQFSNAQLLEITLTKHLVIIGTVAANAPYIGLLGTVLGIMLTFHTMGTSGTMAVNTIMIGLSLALKATAIGLLVAIPCVVMNNVLRRRVSEILTEYRAQHGTEH
- a CDS encoding Biopolymer transport protein ExbD/TolR; translated protein: MERNIDQINVIPLVDVMLVLLVIVLTTATFISTGQIPVNLAKAKEVGDRKDVPIVISLTADGNLFLNDTPVPTGTLPSALSSRPRESAVVVRADKVTLLEKFVALVDEIRGLGFQQVSLEVIRL
- a CDS encoding FAD:protein FMN transferase codes for the protein MKAPRTVAISMAMCCLIAASLVGCMELRPDPPPLAIKRAQVHMGTLVTITAVASDKDVANRAIQAGFDEIKRLERLLSTWRSNSELSHVNAEAGLQPVRVSRETLELVVRSIEMAQLTDGGFNIAVGPAMEAWSFTERQHIPDDKELQQLKPLVDWTTIHINKEAQTIFLPHKGMRVDIGGIGKGYAADRAVEEMKRAGARSGVVALSGDIKTFGVLPERDGFPVGIKHPREDEAIIAVIDLKDEAISTAGDYERFFERDGVRYHHILDSQTLQPARGCQSVTVIAKEGAVADGLDTGIFVLGPARGMELVERLPDVEAIIIDDEGKVIVSSGLRGRLRAP
- a CDS encoding FMN-binding, coding for MIIGILSILAVLFAIPVSSVGAERVWDSDLKRYLTDQEMNMAEVYLREEEGIKIMLPKSERVRKDIITLNREKKSLIEERIGWKFPEQSFEVYIGETGGQIDGYAVVQNTIGKHKPMTYMVGVDNEGSVSNVELLVFRESRGSEVRKKRFNAQYEGKTVLDPVRINKDITNITGATMSVRSMSAGIKRALVLIDEFYLKPAGIGSDTMAAKDKGFFSSIFGN